CTTTGTCTGAAACAATATTTTTTGCTTTAAACTTAATAAACTCGTTTATTTTACTTTTATCTCCTGTAATCCAACAAGCTTTGTAGAAAGAACGTGCTTCAAAACGACACTTTGCACCGTATTCATGTTCTAATCTGTATAAAATGACTTCAAATTGTAATTCGCCCACTGTGCCTATAAATTTTCTGTTACCTGGTTCTTGTCTAAACAACTGTGCAACACCTTCATCCGTGAGTTGTTCAATACCTTTTTCGAGTTGTTTGGATTTCATAGGATCAAGGTTAATTAGTTCTTTGAAAATCTCAGGCGAAAAACTCGGTATTCCTTTGTAAATCATTTTCTCGCCTTCAGTGATAGTGTCTCCAATCTTAAAATTCCCGGTATCATATAAGCCAACAACATCTCCCGGGAATGCACTTTCAACCAAACTCTTACTTTCCGCCATAAAAGTTACGGGATTAGAAAATTTCATTTCCTTGTCTAATCTTACATGATAATAGAAAGTGTTCCTGTCAAACTTGCCTGAAACAATACGGAGGAATGCAATTCTGTCTCTGTGTCTGGGATCTATGTTTGCATGAATTTTAAAAACAAAACCGCTTAATTTAGGCTCATTAGGGCTTACTAGTCTTAAAGAGGTTTCGCGTGGTTTAGGTCTGGGTGCAATTTCAATAAATTTATCAAGCATTTCTTGGATACCAAAACTGTTCAATGCTGAACCAAAAAACACCGGAGCAAGTTTACCGGATAAATATGCTGCGATATCAAATTCACCATAGATGCCTTCAATGAGTTCATTGTCTTCTCTTAGTTTTTCAGCTTCCTTAGCTCCAATCAAATTGTCTAGTTCTGAAGAATAAAGGTCGTTGAGTACAGCCACTTCTTTGCCGATTTTTGTTTTTGCTGTTTCAGTAAATCTAAAACTGCCGTCATATAATTTATATACACCTTTAAAGGTTGCTCCTATTCCAATAGGCCAGCTAAGCGGACGAACTTTAATTGAAAGTTTTTGTTCTAATTCATCTAATAGTTCATAAGGGTCTCGACCTTCGCGGTCTAACTTGTTGATAAAAACAATTACAGGAGTGTCTCTCATACGACATACTTCCATAAGTTTCTCCGTTTGTTCTTCAACCCCTTTAACGCAGTCAATAACAAGAATGACACTATCTACCGCAGTAAGTGTTCTAAATGTATCCTCAGCAAAATCCTTGTGACCGGGTGTGTCCAAAATATTAATGAGTTTGTTCTTGTAATTGAAAGTCATAACCGAGGTTGCAACACTAATCCCTCTTTGCTTTTCAATCTCCATAAAATCGGATGTGGCAGTTTTTTTAATTTTATTTGACTTAACAGCACCGGCAGTTTGAATGGCACCACCAAATAAAAGTAGTTTTTCAGTCAGTGTTGTTTTTCCGGCATCCGGGTGACTTATGATGGCAAATGTCTTACGCTTGTCTATTTCTTTCTCGATTATAGTAGTCATCTTTGTTTTTTATTTTTTCTTTTTAGTACAACTAAGTATAATGCCAACGCACTCAAGAATCCGATTGTAGCAAAAAGTAAAATCCTGGGTTTGTGTGTAGGTTGTATGACACTAAGCGAATCTTGTTGTGCAAATTGCAGTGAGTTAGGTTCAAAAGACCATTGCAACACAAGTGCTATAGATAATGTCAATACGATAATTAGTATATGAAATTGAGGAGTTTTCATTGGGTTGGCAAATGTATAACGAAATTAAATTGCAGTTCTTGATTTTATGAAGAGTAAGAAAGGTCGAAAGAAACATAATCGTAAAAAAAAGTTTAACTATGCTTTTATTATGTCTGTTCTTGCAAATCGTTGATACTAACAGATGTTAGGTTGGTTTTATTTTTGGAAAAAGTTTGCGTAAATAAAAATAAGGATAAATTTGCGCACGAAAATCACATTATAAAAGTCAATAATAGCGAAATGAATTCTACTTTAAAAAAGACCATATTCAAGGCATTAGTTGCTGTTGTATTTTTGTCAATTGCTTATTTTGCAAAACCAGTTTTTTCTCATCAAATCCTGCCATTTGAAACGCATCAAGCATCATGGTTTGGAGTTGGAGGAGGAGAATATACTCCTTATGAAGCTGTAACTCCATACGATACGGTTAGAACTCAGGTTTTATGGATGATTTTTATTGCCTTTGTTTTATTAATTGTTGTTATTGCATTTGTTTTTGATATCGCACATTTCACATATAAAATAACAGGCAAGAAGGTTGCAGATATTAATAAGGTAAGTGCATGGATTTGTATCATTATCTTGGTTGTTGGGGTTTATTTTGCATTCTGGGAACTATTTGCTCAGGGTAAATATGCCAAAGTAGGCAATCCAAGTGCTGCACATGGTGTTGCATTAGATAACATGTTCATGTTTACTTTTGTATTAACCTTCGCAGTTTTTATTCTTACTGAGATTTTATTGTTTGTTTTTCCATTCTTGTATAGGACTAAAGAAGGCAGAAAAGCATACTACTATCCTGAAAACAATAAACTTGAAATCTTCTGGACTGCTGTTCCTTTCATAATATTGGTTATAATGGCATTTAGAGGAAATGCAGCATGGAAAGAAATTACCTATAACCCCGAAGCTAAAAATGCTGATGAAATAGAAGTTTTTGCATATCAGTTTGGTTGGTCTGCACGCTACCCAGGTCAAGATGGAAAGTTTGGCGCAGCAAGTTTTAATTATATCTCAGGTACTAACCCTTTAGGTTTAGCAGTAAAATCAGAGGTTGCGAAGTTTACGGAAGAGTTAAAGAAGGATACAGCTGATTGTAATAAAAAGATTGCGAATGTTTCTGTTTATTTATCTGAACTTAATAGCCAATTAATTGAATATCAAAATAAAGCAGACTTTAAGGGAGTAAAAGACACAGAAAAAGAAATAGAAAATGTGAAGTGTGGTAAATATGTTGATGAGTTAAAATTAACGTTACGCAGAAGAACAAAACAATTAGAGAGAATGGCTTTGTTAGAATCTGATAAGGACCAATACGCTAAAACATTTAATGGAGATGCAAACGATGATTTGGTGGTGAAAGAAATTGTTATTCAAAAAGGGAAGGCTGTAAGATTCAAATTCCGTTCTAGAGATGTTATTCATTCAGCATTTGCTCCGGATTTTAGACTACAAATGAATACTGTACCAGGTATGAGTACATATTTTGTTTTTGTTCCAACTAAAACCACCGCAGAAGCCAGAGCAGAAAAAGGCGATGAAGAATTCAATTATTATATTTATTGTAACAAGGTCTGTGGTCAAGCACATTTTAATATGAAGATTAAAATTACTGTTGTTGAAACAGAAGCAGAATATAAAGAGTGGATAGGTAAACAAAAACCTTCTTTTGCAGAAACTCAAATAACTAATTCTGCGAGCATGATTGCAGTTACCGATTCTCACAAAGCAAATAATCTTTAATTTATCATAATTATAAATACTTAAGTATAATGAGTCATACAGCACATATAGAAACAGAAGGTCATAGCCACCATGAACATGGCAAACAGAGCTTTATAAGCAAGTATATTTTTAGTTTGGATCACAAAATGATTTCACGTCAATATCTAATCACAGGTATGATTATGGGATGTATTGGTGGTTTTATGTCTGTCTTGTTCAGATTACAATTAGCTTGGCCAGGACACTCGTTTACCATTGTAGAAATGTTGCTTGGTAAGTGGGGTAAAGGCGGAGTTATTGACCCGAACTTCTTCCTAGCATTAGTTACTATTCATGGTACAATCATGGTGTTCTTTGTACTTACCGGTGGGTTAAGCGGCACCTATAGTAATCTGTTAATTCCGTTACAAATTGGAGCTAGAGATATGGCATCTCCATTTTTAAATATGCTTGGCGTTTGGTTCTTTATCGCTTCTGCAATAGTATTGGTTTGTTCATTTTTTGTTGAAACTGGTCCTGCCGGTGGTGGATGGACTGTTTATCCTCCTTTGTCAGCACTAGACAAAGCAATTCCTGGTTCGGGTATGGGAATGACTTTGTGGTTGTTTTCAATTGTCTTGTTTATAATTTCATCTTTATTAGGTGGCATTAATTATATTTCAACTATTCTAAACATGAGAACTAAAGGTATGTCCATGAATCGTATGCCTTTAACAGTTTGGAGTTTCTTTTTTGCTGCTATTGTAGGATTGCTTTCTTTCCCTGTATTGTTAGGTGCAGGATTATTTTTAATTTTTGATAGAATGTTAGGAACCTCATTCTATTTGTCGGATATTTATCTTAATGGTGTTGGAGCTTTAGATAATGTTGGAGGTAGCCCTATCTTATATCAACATTTATTTTGGTTTTTAGGACATCCAGAGGTTTATATTATTATTCTACCTGCTTTTGGGATTGTATCAGAAATTATATCAAACAATGCACGTAAACCTATATTTGGATATACTGCAATGATTATTTCCATGTTTAGTATTTCTTTCTTGTCTTTCCTTGTATGGGGACACCACATGTTTGTTACAGGTATGAATCCGTTTTTAGGTACTATTTTTATGGCTATTAGCTTGATTATCGCTGTGCCATCATCCGTAAAGACATTTAATTATCTTACGACATTGTGGAAAGGTAATATAAGATTTACACCAGGTATGTTATTCTCAATTGGCATGGTTTCATTATTTATTTCCGGAGGTGTTACAGGGATGTTCTTAGGAAATGCTGCTGTAGATATTACACTGCACGATACTTATTTTGTAATTGGACATTTCCACCTTGTAATGGGTGCGGCTGCAATATTTGCGATGTTTGGTGGAGTCTATCATTGGTTTCCAAAAATGTTTGGACGTATGATGAATAACACATTGGGACATTTTCATTTTTGGCTTACCTTCATAGGCGCTTATGTAGTATTTTACCCTATGCACTTTTTAGGTGTTGCCGGAGTGCCTCGTAGATATTATGAGTTCACATTAATCCCTGAATTCGGGGTTTGGATGGATGTGAATATTGTGATGACACTTGGAGCTATTTTAGGAGTTGGAGCACAGTTACTTTTCATTTATAACTTTGTTAGAAGTATTTATTGGGGGGAAAAAGCTACTCAGAATCCTTGGAATGCGAATGGACTTGAATGGACAACACCTGTTGAACATATTCATGGTAATTGGCCAGGTCCACTTCCTGTTGTATATAGAGGTGCTTATGAATATAGTGTACCCGGAAGAGAGTCTGATTTCTGGCCCCAAAATGAACCTGATGATAGTGATTTAGTTGAAGCTAATTATCAACCTGTTACATCTCACACACCTGATACTGAAACTCCTTCAGTTATTGATGAGACTCCAACTGCAAACAAAGTATTATTTTCTTCTTTTGCACGCTTGTTCGGTTTGGTTAAAGCATAATTATAGAACCCTATTTAGAAAGCCTTAGAAGATCTCTAAGGCTTTTTTTATTTTCAATTTCCCGCATAACGTACGCTTAGCTACACTCTCGTAATATTTTTGATAAGCTGTGTTATTCATGCCGTTGAATATTAAGGTTTTGCATTTGTATTATTTTTTTTACTAAAACGCTTGTTAAAAGATGAAAATAACTATTATTGCGACCTAATAATTAGTTAACTAACAGTATGAAAAATAAATTACAAAAAATCAGCAACAGATTATTCCTGATGTCTGTATTTATGATGCTATGTAATTCGTTGTATTCTCAAATGTCGTATGAAGAATATAAAGCGACTTACAAACCCAATTACAAAACCATTACTCCTGATATGAAGCTTGTGAAAACAATTAATGATTCAAAGCCTAGTGTAGGAGCAGCAGCAATCGAGATTTTATTAGAGAATATTGATAAAAACTCAAGTGATCAGGACTCTAAATTGAAAATTGTTGCAATTTTAACAAGTTGTAAGCGTGACGTGGTTGCGAATATTTTAAAAGAACTTTCAACCGAGAATGCAATAAAGGCACTAAATATTGTAAAAGATGAATGGGTGAGAGAAGTAATGTGGTTCGTTGATGTAACAACATATCATAATTTAGCTTCTAGTTTAGCGGCTATCAAAAATTTCAAAGTCAATGATGGCGCATTCGGGCAAAAATCAGATAAGTGGATGCCTGTTTATGCAGGTCTTGGTTATGATCTTTCTATAGGAGGATATCAGGCATTTAATGATTATATAGAAGTTTACAACGCGGGGACAACTAAAAAAGATGGGAAAGGAAATCTTTTGACATTGTCCACTCCGTTAAATAAAATGAGTAAAACAAATGGTATAGATATATTTGGTGCTTTCTATAAAACAGGCAAAAGAATAATCGAGATTCAATTGCAAAGTAGAAAAGCAGTTTCTACGGGTGGTGGTACCGACTGGTCTAGGACATACAGCTTTGGTTCAAATGCACTTAATTTGTTAATTTTAAAACCAAGTGCACATACATATAAACCTGTCATAACTTATTCAGGCTGGGGTTTTCATGGAGCTTTTGCTAATGTAAGAGGTAAGATTGACGTAGCGAATTCTGAAGGTGTGCCACATCAAGGAAAGTTAGGTGGAGGTACTTCTGCCGGATTTAGCTATAACTTAGGGATGTTTATTAACCCAAGTAAAAAATGGCCAGTAATGATTGGTTTACGAGCTTATGCACAATTTAATTTAATGCTTTATGATGTTAGTTATCTGAATGCCACTAATCCTCAAGCAAGTACTCCAAAGACTGTAAAATCAATGAATAATCTTTATGGATTACAGTTTCAAGCTATTTATAAGTTCCCTCAAAGAACACCTTCTCATGTATATCCAACATTCCAAGAGGAAATAGTTGCTAAAATGGATAAGCATATTAACACAGTATATAGTGAGATTAATCCGGTCATTTCACCCGATGGGAAAACTCTTTATTTTATTAGATCTGATCACCCTTTAAATAATGTTGGTGCTTATTCTTCTCAAGATATTTGGGTAGCTGATATTAGTAATGGAATAGAAAACGCTTCTGCGGAGCATTTAACAGATCCTTTTAATACTCGCACATATAATAGTATTGCAGGTGTGAGTCCCGATGAAAATACCATGATGATTAAAGGTTTCTTTAAGAATGGAGAGTATGTTAAAAAAGGATATTCTTTCATCTATAGAACTATTGACGGTTGGTCTAAACCGGAAGGGATTACTATTAAAGATTATGAAAACATGTCTAAGGGTAACTATGTTGCTGCATATTGGACTCAAGATGGTAAACATTTAATTTTAGGTTTTTCTGAAAGTTCAACAGATGATAACGAGAAATTATATGTATCTCATTTGCAAAAGGATGGAACATGGTCAAGACCTATTAATTTAGGACCCAAAATCAACACTTCAGGAGATGACGTTCACTCTCCGTTTATGGCATCTGATGGAAAAACCCTTTATTTCTCTTCAAACAGAAAAGGAGGACTTGGAAGTAATGATATTTGGATTTCAAAGAGATTGGATGATACTTGGACAAATTGGTCTGAGCCGGAGAACTTAGGTGATGGTGTAAATACACCTAAATGGGATGCATATTATTCAATTGATGCATCAGGAAAATATGCTTATATGGCAAGTTCTGAAAACTCAGTTGGCTTAACTGATATTGTTAGAATAACACTTAAAGAGGATGTTCAACCGGATCCTGTTGTATTGATTCGAGGAAAAGTGTTGAATGAAAAAACTAATGAACCCATTGGAGCCACTATTGTTTATAATGGAATTGAAGATGGCGTGAATTATGGTGTTGCACGTACGAATCCCAAAACAGGTGAATATAAAGTTGTATTACCTTATGGTAAGAACTACGATATTACAGCAAGCGCTGCAGGTTTCATTGGTGTTTCGGAAAATTTAGATTTTAGAAAAGTCGGAGACTATCAAGAAATTGAGAAGAACCTTTATCTTGTTCCTATTGAAGTAGGTGCTACTGTTAGGTTGAATAATATTTTCTTTGAGTTTGGTTCTGCTAATTTACAATCTGAATCATTTACAGAGTTAGATAGAGTAGTGAAGTTCATGCAGGATAACCAAACTGTAAAAATTGAACTTTCTGGTCATACTGACAATGTTGGAAGCGATGCTTCTAATAATAAATTGTCACAAGATCGTGTGAATTCTGTGAAAAAATATTTGGTTGACAAAGGTATTAATGAAAGTAGAATGACTGCCAAAGGATATGGAAAAACTAAGCCAGTTGCTACTAATGATACAGAAGAAGGAAGACAACAAAATCGAAGGGTTGAGTTTAGCATCATAGAGAAATAACATATCAAAAATAGAATTTTTGAAAGGCAGTGTTTTTTAACACTGCCTTTTATTTTGTTTCCATTTTTGGATTAATTTCGCAAGCACTTTACGCCTTGGACAATCAGCCTGAAATATCACAAACAAACATTGTAGCACTAAGAGCCGGAATCAAGGATTATCTAATGTTAGGTAAATTTCGTTTGTCAATGCTTGTCGCTATTACTGCATGTATTGGATATATTGTTGGCGTGTTTAAGCATCCTGAAGTTGCGGAATTTAGCATTTTATCATTGCTTTTGCTCCTTGTTGGTGGCTTTCTTTTGTCTGCTTCTTCAAACGCATTAAATCAAGTTATTGAAAGAGATTCTGATAGGTTGATGTCAAGGACACAAAATAGACCGCTTGTTACCAACGTGTTGTCTGTGAATGAAGCCTTAGTTTTTGCTTTTATTACTGCAGTGCTAAGCATTTTCATTCTTGGTATTACTTTTAATGCAACAGTTGCTTTTTTAGGTTTAGGTTCACTTGTAATATATGCATTTGTGTACACTCCTCTAAAAAAGGTGAGCCCTGTATGTGCATTTGTTGGGGCATTTCCCGGTGCAGCCCCGCCAATGTTAGGGTTTATTGGCGCAACAGGTGAAATTACTTTTATTGCTTTAGTGATTTTTGCGATACAATTTTTTTGGCAATTTATTCATTTTTGGAGTTTGGCTTGGTTACTTCATGAAGATTATTTAAAGGCTGGCTACTTTATGCTTCCTTCTCGACAAGGAAAAAGTAAAAGAAGTGCTTTTCAAATATGGTGGTATGCTTTATTAATGACACTTACAAGTGCAATACCTTTTATTGTTGGCTTTAGTGGTCCGTTCTATTTGCTTGTTGCAATGATATGCGGAGGGCTTGTGATGTGGTATGCACTACAACTTTATAAAACACTGGAAAACAAAGAAGCAAAAAAAGTAATGTTGTCAAGCTATATGCACATTGTTTTTGTTTTGCTCGCTCTTTTAATGTAATAAAATGACTACTAATTTTGAAACAAATAATCACCTTCAAGATTCCAAAAACTTAAAAAGTTCAGGAAGTTTTGGCGTTCATCCTGTAATTTTTCTTGTTTGGCTTTTAATAATCGCCTCCATAATGCTCTTTGCAGGTTTTCTAAGTGCATATATTGTACATAGAACAGATGGGTTACGTAATGAAGCGTGGTTGCAATTTGATTTACCAATATGGTTTTGGATTAGTGCCGGAATCGCCATAGCCTCAAGTTTATTAATGCAGAAGGCATATAATGCAGCTAAAAAAGACGATGTACAATTGGTGCCAAGTTTAGTATTGCTTTCAATTGTTACAGGAGTAGCATTTGGAGTATCACAATTCTTAGGCTGGAAAGATATGATAAGCAGAGGGTTATTTATTTCAAATCAGGAGCCGGAGGAAATTTCTGCGAGTTTTGTATATGTGATTTCTTTTGTTCACTTAGCTCATATTCTCATAGGACTTTCTTTATTAATCCTTACGTTCTTTAAGTCTTTAAAGTTAAACGTCCATCGCAAAAACCTTGTGTTTATTAATATCTCCACAACTTATTGGCATTTTCTTGGGTTGCTTTGGATTTGTATTCTTTTATTTCTTTACTTTGCGCGGTAAGAATTTTATTCAGAACTAATTATTTATTTTTCATATAGATGTCAAATACTACTACAATACAACAAGCTAAGCCCACATGGGCAGGAGGTCGCTCTCCATTTAATGTTAGCTATGGAAAGTTGATGATGTGGATATTCTTGATTTCGGATATCTTTACATTTTCTTCACTTTTAGTTTTTTATGGTGCCACCAGATTTGCTAATTGGGATATATGGCCATCGCCAGATATGGTGTTTAATCACTTCCCTTTTGCAGGTCATACCCACTTACCTTTATTTTTTGTTAGCTTAATGACTTTTGTCCTAATTTTCAGTTCAGTAACAATGGTGCTGGCAGTTGAGGCAGGTCAAAGGAATTCACACAAAGAAGTAGGTAAGTATATGTTGTTGACTATTATTGGCGGAATTATTTTCCTTTCTTGTCAAGCATGGGAATGGTCTGTATTTATTGGAGAAGGTGCACGATTATACGAGAACAACTTTGGATTATCTGAAGCCGGATTTAAGTATGCACATAGTCTTAAATTGTTTGATCACTATCATTGGGAAGAAGGATTTAGAGTGGCAGGTGCTCCGCAGTTCTCAGCCTTTTTCTTTTTGGTTACAGGTTTTCATGGATTTCACGTACTAAGCGGTGTGATTATCAATATTGTAGTTTATCTAAATGTAATTTTTGGTACGTATGAAAGAAGAGGGCACTACGATATGGTTGAGAAGGTAGGTCTCTATTGGCACTTTGTTGACTTAGTTTGGGTGTTTGTGTTTACCTTTTTCTATCTCATCTAATTTATACATTAATTTATATCAATATGAGTACAATAAATCAAGTAATGGAAGATCCGGAAAAACAATATGACCCGACTGTTTATGTCCCTGAGGCACATAGCCATGGTAAGAAAGAAGTTTGGATGGTTTTTTGGGTATTGTTGTTTCTAACCTTAATTGATGTAGTTCTTTACTTCACATTTAAACCTTCTAATCTTAGAAATTACACCTTTATTGCATTAGGACTTCTGAAAGGGTTTTATATAGTCGGAACATTTATGCACCTTAAATATGAAGTTAAAAATCTAGTTTTAACTATACTTTTACCTTTGATTTTGGTAGTGTATTTGATTGCATTAGTAATTCATGAAGGCGGAGCAATCGAACTCTCTAACTATATATAAAAGGTAAAGACAATATACGTTTTCTCAAATCCTCTTATACCTCAAGTATAAGAGGATTTTTTTTGTATGTCTTTCCGTAATCTCTGTTTTAGTTCAATTGCTTTTTACTCCTTGATGAAACTGTAGACTTTACTTTGCATAATTGCTATACTCAAAACTATAAGAGCAGTATTAATTTGTGATAAGGTAAGTTAGATTCATCTCAATTTTTTAGCTTTGCAGCACTATGAGTATAACACAAGATTTGAAAGAGCTTGATGAAATTGTTAAGCACATTAAAGAAAGAGGGTATTATTCAAAATACACAGAAAATATTAGGTCTTATTCAGAAGAGTATATGAAAATGGGTGAGACTGCATTTCATAAACAGTTGAATAGTAATTTTAATGAATTATATGCTTCCGGTTGTGCAAATTGGATTGGTGAGGAAGTTTCACCTTACTTAAATGTCGGTTTAGGAATACATTATCCTGCATTTGATGTAAAAACATTGGTGCTGAATGCTCAGCAAGTGAAAAACGCATGGGCTAAAACTTCTTTAGAATTGCGTACAAAAATTTTATTAGAATCTTTAGATGTAATTGCAGAGAGGTTCTCCGAAATAGCTTATGCTACCATGCATACAACCGGTCAATCGTTTTTAATGTCATTTCAGGCAAGTGGGCCTCATGCACTTGACCGTGCGATGGAAGCAATTGTTATGGGATATGTGGAACAAAGTAGATATAATGCACACACAACATGGACTAAAAATTTAGGCAAATTTGATTTGACACTTGAAAAGAACTATAAAGCAATCCCCAAAGGAATCGGGCTGTTAATCGGCTGTTCTACATTTCCAATTTGGAATTCATTTCCTGGTCTATATGCTGATTTAATTACTGGTAATGTTGCGATTCTGAAACCGCATCCTAAAGCAATCTATCCAATCGCCATTGTGATAAGCGAAATACAAAAAGTATTAGAAAAGTACGGTTTTGATAAACGGATTGTACAAATAGCAGTTGATACAGTGCAGGCTCCTATTACAAAGGTATTATGTGAACAATCTGATATTAAATTGATAGACTATACGGGTGGCAATGCTTTTGGAGATTATGTAGAATCTCTTGTTGGAAAGGAAACATTTACAGAAAAAGCAGGAGTTAATTCAATCATATTGGATTCCTCTAATGATTTGCAAAAGACCGCACAAAATATTGCGTTTTCAATTAGTTTATATTCAGGTCAAATGTGTACTGCACCGCAAAATATTTTTGTTGCAGAACAAGGTATTTCAACACCAAATGGAATTGTTGGATTTGATGAGTTTAAGACAATATTGTCAGAGGCTATAAAAGGTTTGGTTACCAATCCTAAAGCAGGAGCAGCAACTTTGGGTGCAATACAAAACGATTTTACTTTAGAAAGAGTGAAGAAAGGGAAATTGCAATTCTCAGATATAGTCTTGGATACAGTTCCGGTAGAAAATCCTGAGTTTGAAGCGGCAAGAGTACAAAGCCCAATTGTAGTAGCAGTTGAAAGTGCTCAAAAAGATTTGTATTGGAAGGAATACTTTGGACCTTTTGTGGTGCTGATAAAGACCAAGAATTTCGAAGAATCTCTTCAGTTAGCTGCTCAGTCAGCACGTGAAAACGGTGCAATTACATGTTTAGCCTATTGCACAGATGCAGAGAAGTCAGACAAGATAGAAGATGTTATGAATAATGCGTTTACTCCTGTATCTTTTAACTTTTCAGGTGCAGCATTTGTCAATCAACACGCTGCTTTTTCCGATTTACACGTAACAGGTGGCAATCCTGCAGGTAATGCAACTTTCACCGATCCTAATTTCATTAATAAGCGTTTTGTTTGGGTGGGAAACCGTTATATGAAAGAATAAATTAGATGTATATACATATAATTTTATTCTTCAGATACTAAATTTGCACTCGTATTAACAAAACAAAATCTTAACATGAAAAAAGTATTTTTAATTGGTTTTGCTGCAGTATTATTTGCAGCGTGTTCAAGTAACACAAATCAAGTAGCTGCAACTGAAGCCGGAGAAGTAGCACAAGTAGAAGAAACAGCCCTAACCCTTAATATTGATACTCAACAAAGTGGAATTGAGTGGTTGGGAGCTAAATTCTTAGGAAAAACTCACAATGGTACCATTAATCTTTCAGGCGGAACTGTTTCAATTGAGGATGGTAAAGTAGTAGCCGGTGATTTTACGGCAGATATGAATACTATAAAGAATCTTGACTTACCTGCAGAAGGAGAGTATAATCAAGAAAAGTTAGAAGGACATTTGAAAAGCGACCATTTCTTTGATGTAGCTAAGTTTCCAACCTCTACTTTTCATATTACTTCAGTTGAAGTTGTTCAAGATGATTCAGGTAATACTCATAAGATTTCAGGTAATTTAACAATCAAAGGTGTAGCAAAGCAGGTTACATTCCCTGCTAAGGTTGATTTCTCTGAGAATGGTTTTAAAGCATCGGCTACTTTTGTAATTAATAGACTTGATTGGGGAGTTACTTATGATGAAGAAGGTATTAAAAACTTCTTAGATGGCGTGGTGAAGAAAGGAAAAGATGACTTTGTTAAAAATGAACTAGAAATCAAGGTTAACTTGGTTGCTCA
The sequence above is drawn from the Bacteroidia bacterium genome and encodes:
- a CDS encoding OmpA family protein yields the protein MKNKLQKISNRLFLMSVFMMLCNSLYSQMSYEEYKATYKPNYKTITPDMKLVKTINDSKPSVGAAAIEILLENIDKNSSDQDSKLKIVAILTSCKRDVVANILKELSTENAIKALNIVKDEWVREVMWFVDVTTYHNLASSLAAIKNFKVNDGAFGQKSDKWMPVYAGLGYDLSIGGYQAFNDYIEVYNAGTTKKDGKGNLLTLSTPLNKMSKTNGIDIFGAFYKTGKRIIEIQLQSRKAVSTGGGTDWSRTYSFGSNALNLLILKPSAHTYKPVITYSGWGFHGAFANVRGKIDVANSEGVPHQGKLGGGTSAGFSYNLGMFINPSKKWPVMIGLRAYAQFNLMLYDVSYLNATNPQASTPKTVKSMNNLYGLQFQAIYKFPQRTPSHVYPTFQEEIVAKMDKHINTVYSEINPVISPDGKTLYFIRSDHPLNNVGAYSSQDIWVADISNGIENASAEHLTDPFNTRTYNSIAGVSPDENTMMIKGFFKNGEYVKKGYSFIYRTIDGWSKPEGITIKDYENMSKGNYVAAYWTQDGKHLILGFSESSTDDNEKLYVSHLQKDGTWSRPINLGPKINTSGDDVHSPFMASDGKTLYFSSNRKGGLGSNDIWISKRLDDTWTNWSEPENLGDGVNTPKWDAYYSIDASGKYAYMASSENSVGLTDIVRITLKEDVQPDPVVLIRGKVLNEKTNEPIGATIVYNGIEDGVNYGVARTNPKTGEYKVVLPYGKNYDITASAAGFIGVSENLDFRKVGDYQEIEKNLYLVPIEVGATVRLNNIFFEFGSANLQSESFTELDRVVKFMQDNQTVKIELSGHTDNVGSDASNNKLSQDRVNSVKKYLVDKGINESRMTAKGYGKTKPVATNDTEEGRQQNRRVEFSIIEK
- the cyoE gene encoding heme o synthase; translated protein: MDNQPEISQTNIVALRAGIKDYLMLGKFRLSMLVAITACIGYIVGVFKHPEVAEFSILSLLLLLVGGFLLSASSNALNQVIERDSDRLMSRTQNRPLVTNVLSVNEALVFAFITAVLSIFILGITFNATVAFLGLGSLVIYAFVYTPLKKVSPVCAFVGAFPGAAPPMLGFIGATGEITFIALVIFAIQFFWQFIHFWSLAWLLHEDYLKAGYFMLPSRQGKSKRSAFQIWWYALLMTLTSAIPFIVGFSGPFYLLVAMICGGLVMWYALQLYKTLENKEAKKVMLSSYMHIVFVLLALLM
- a CDS encoding cytochrome oxidase subunit III gives rise to the protein MTTNFETNNHLQDSKNLKSSGSFGVHPVIFLVWLLIIASIMLFAGFLSAYIVHRTDGLRNEAWLQFDLPIWFWISAGIAIASSLLMQKAYNAAKKDDVQLVPSLVLLSIVTGVAFGVSQFLGWKDMISRGLFISNQEPEEISASFVYVISFVHLAHILIGLSLLILTFFKSLKLNVHRKNLVFINISTTYWHFLGLLWICILLFLYFAR
- a CDS encoding cytochrome c oxidase subunit 3, with protein sequence MSNTTTIQQAKPTWAGGRSPFNVSYGKLMMWIFLISDIFTFSSLLVFYGATRFANWDIWPSPDMVFNHFPFAGHTHLPLFFVSLMTFVLIFSSVTMVLAVEAGQRNSHKEVGKYMLLTIIGGIIFLSCQAWEWSVFIGEGARLYENNFGLSEAGFKYAHSLKLFDHYHWEEGFRVAGAPQFSAFFFLVTGFHGFHVLSGVIINIVVYLNVIFGTYERRGHYDMVEKVGLYWHFVDLVWVFVFTFFYLI
- a CDS encoding cytochrome C oxidase subunit IV family protein, which codes for MSTINQVMEDPEKQYDPTVYVPEAHSHGKKEVWMVFWVLLFLTLIDVVLYFTFKPSNLRNYTFIALGLLKGFYIVGTFMHLKYEVKNLVLTILLPLILVVYLIALVIHEGGAIELSNYI